The following DNA comes from Pannonibacter sp. XCT-53.
GTCTGGGACCGTCACACCGGCCAGCCTGTCTACAATGCCATCGTCTGGCAGGACCGCCGCACGGCCGATCTCTGCCGCCGCCTCAAGGACGAGGGGCACGAGCCCATGGTGGCAGCCACGACCGGCCTGCTGCTCGATCCCTATTTCTCCGGCACCAAGCTGAAGTGGGTGCTCGACACCGTGGAGGGCGCAAGGGCGCGCGCGGAGCGCGGCGACCTGCTGTTCGGAACGGTCGACAGCTTCCTGATCTGGAAGCTGACCGGCGGCGCGGTGCATGTGACCGACGCCACCAACGCCGCCCGCACGCTGCTTTACGACATCCACAAGGGCGCCTGGAGCGCGGAGATCTGCAAGCTCCTCGACATCCCGATGGACATGCTGCCGGAGGTGAAGGACTGCGCTGCCGTCTTCGGCCACACCCGTGCAGACCTGTTCGGGCGCGAGATCCCCATCCTCGGCGTTGCCGGTGACCAGCAGGCGGCGACTGTCGGCCAGGCCTGCTTCCAGCCGGGCATGATGAAGTCCACCTACGGCACCGGCTGCTTTGCGCTGCTCAACACCGGTGACACGCCGGTGACCTCCAGAAGCCGCCTGCTGACGACCATCGCCTACCAGATTGGCGGCAAGCCGACCTATGCGCTGGAAGGCTCCATCTTCATTGCCGGTGCCGTCGTGCAGTGGCTGCGCGATGGTCTCAAGATCATCCGCGAGGCGAGGGAAACGCAGGCGCTGGCCGAAACTGCGGATCCCGGCCAGTCCGTCATCCTGGTGCCGGCCTTCACCGGTCTCGGCGCGCCTTACTGGCGCCCGGACTGCCGCGGCGCGATCTATGGTCTGACCCGCAACTCCGGGCCGGGGGAATTCGCCAAGGCGGCGCTGGAGAGCGTCGGCTACCAGACCCGCGACTTGCTGGAGGCCATGCGGGTGGACTGGGCCAACGCGGCCGGCCAGTCCGTGCTGCGTGTCGACGGCGGCATGAGCGCCAACAACTGGGCGATGCAGTTCCTGTCCGACATTCTCGGCGCTCCGGTGGACCGCCCGACGGTGCTGGAGACGACGGCGCTCGGTGCCGGCTGGCTGGCCGGCATGCAGGCCGGCGTCTATCCGGACATGGCCGGCTTTGCCGAGGGCTGGGCAATCGAGCGCCGCTTCGAGCCGCGAATCGACGAGGCGACCCGTGCCCGCAAGTATGAGGCCTGGAAGACGGCGGTTGCCGCAACCATGAGCCTCTGAACCCCGGATCCGCGCCGTCGGCTACACGGCCAAAGGGCGCTCTTGCAGCCCGGGGCCGGCTCGACTAGCCTTGTGGCGATGGTTCCTTCCGGTGCCGACTGGCGGCGGAAGGATGAAAAGGGAATCCGGTGCGGACAGACGCTGTGTCTGTCCAAATCCGGGACTGCCCCCGCAACTGTAGGCGGCGAGCATACCTGTCGGAACCACTGGCCCTCGCGGCCGGGAAGGGACAGGGGCGCGAAGACCCGCAAGTCAGGAGACCTGCCATCATCCCTTGAACCAAACCGGGCGGGGTGCCCCGGCAGGAGGCAAGATGGCACGCGCAGTATCCGGACCAAGATCCGGCCGCATCCAGCTTTGCGGCCTTGCCCACCCCGCGTCCGTTCGCGGAGGGCGACACGGTGGACTGCATTTCCCTTGATCTTGATCCAGACATCGCCGGCGAGAGAACTGCCGGCGCGCCCCATCCACACGGCGGTGACGGTTTCTCCACGTTCTGCCGCAACACCGGGCGCCCCTGCATCATGGCACGGCTGCTGGCGCGGCGGCTGGCGCTGGCCGGCGACATGGCCGACGCCCTTGACCTGGCGGAAACGGCGCTCTCCGGGCGTGTGCGCAGCGGCTGTCCGCAGTCTCAGACCGGAGACATGACCTGCATGATGGCCTTCACGGTCCGCAACGGGCTGGCCTATGTGTTCGGAGGCGTGGAGGGGCGTGAGCGCGTGGACGACCTTGTCCGCCTCGCGCAGAGCGCCTATCCGCCGGTGGCCGGGCTTGCGGCCTCGCGCGGCGCAGAGCCGGAGGTCGAGGTACGATTCGGGCCGGTGCTGGTGCCTGCAACCGTGCAGGTCACTGATCTGGCCGCACTTGCCGGGCCGACCGGCGCCATGGCCACAGGGCGCAAGGGTGGACGTGCCGCGCGCCACAGGGCCCTGCGCCCAGGACCCTGACTGGCGGGCTGACCGGGGCCGCTTGATCGGCGCAGGTGAGGCAGGCCGCCGCGGATGCGGCGGCCGCCGGCGGATCAGCCCAGAACGACGCGCTGTCCGGTGCGGGCGCTTTCGGCGATGCCGT
Coding sequences within:
- the glpK gene encoding glycerol kinase GlpK, translated to MTNQDLPHQALSGEADVTHILAIDQGTTSSRAILFDTSLKIVASAQEEFPQIYPHPGWVEHDPADLWSTTAGSCRAAIERAGKSGHDIAAIGITNQRETTVVWDRHTGQPVYNAIVWQDRRTADLCRRLKDEGHEPMVAATTGLLLDPYFSGTKLKWVLDTVEGARARAERGDLLFGTVDSFLIWKLTGGAVHVTDATNAARTLLYDIHKGAWSAEICKLLDIPMDMLPEVKDCAAVFGHTRADLFGREIPILGVAGDQQAATVGQACFQPGMMKSTYGTGCFALLNTGDTPVTSRSRLLTTIAYQIGGKPTYALEGSIFIAGAVVQWLRDGLKIIREARETQALAETADPGQSVILVPAFTGLGAPYWRPDCRGAIYGLTRNSGPGEFAKAALESVGYQTRDLLEAMRVDWANAAGQSVLRVDGGMSANNWAMQFLSDILGAPVDRPTVLETTALGAGWLAGMQAGVYPDMAGFAEGWAIERRFEPRIDEATRARKYEAWKTAVAATMSL